From Streptomonospora salina, the proteins below share one genomic window:
- a CDS encoding FecCD family ABC transporter permease has product MALAALLLAAACAASILTGNYAVSAADAVSALTAPSGGETDRIVWHVRVPRTATGLLAGIGLGVAGALMQGLTRNPLAGPGILGVNAGAAFAVVVAMAVLNVSALTGYLWFSFAGAALAAVFVYALGSLGTAGATPVKLALAGAALSAMVGSATTALTLLDPSALDDFRFWTVGSLTRADTADLATVAPATLAGLCLAAAVGRDLNAVALGEDMARSLGTRLVATRVLAALAVVLLAGSATAIAGPVAFVGLVVPHIARAFTGPDHRWIMPWCVLLAPALLLAADVLGRVLIRPEQLQVGIVTGLIGAPFFIHLVRKRKVAQL; this is encoded by the coding sequence ATGGCGCTGGCCGCCCTCCTGCTGGCGGCCGCGTGCGCCGCGTCGATCCTCACAGGCAACTACGCCGTCTCCGCGGCCGACGCCGTCTCGGCCCTGACCGCACCCTCCGGCGGCGAAACCGACCGGATCGTGTGGCACGTACGCGTGCCGAGGACCGCCACCGGGCTGCTCGCCGGAATCGGGCTCGGCGTCGCGGGCGCCCTCATGCAGGGGCTGACCCGCAACCCGCTGGCGGGACCGGGGATCCTCGGCGTCAACGCCGGCGCCGCGTTCGCCGTCGTGGTCGCCATGGCCGTGCTGAACGTCAGCGCCCTCACCGGCTACCTGTGGTTCTCCTTCGCGGGAGCCGCACTGGCGGCGGTCTTCGTCTACGCCCTCGGTTCGCTCGGCACCGCCGGCGCGACACCGGTGAAGCTCGCGCTGGCCGGCGCGGCGCTCAGCGCCATGGTCGGTTCCGCGACCACCGCCCTCACCCTCCTCGACCCCTCGGCCCTCGACGACTTCCGGTTCTGGACCGTCGGTTCGCTCACCCGCGCCGACACCGCCGACCTCGCCACCGTCGCGCCCGCGACACTGGCCGGCCTCTGCCTGGCGGCGGCCGTCGGCCGCGACCTCAACGCGGTCGCCCTCGGCGAGGACATGGCCCGCAGCCTCGGCACCCGGCTGGTGGCGACGCGGGTTCTGGCCGCCCTCGCCGTCGTGCTGCTGGCGGGATCCGCCACGGCGATCGCCGGGCCGGTCGCCTTCGTCGGCCTCGTCGTGCCCCACATCGCGCGGGCGTTCACCGGCCCCGACCACCGCTGGATCATGCCGTGGTGCGTGCTGCTGGCACCGGCCCTCCTACTGGCGGCCGACGTGCTGGGCAGGGTGCTGATCCGGCCCGAACAGCTGCAGGTGGGCATCGTCACCGGACTGATCGGCGCCCCCTTCTTCATCCACCTGGTCCGCAAGCGGAAGGTGGCGCAGCTGTGA
- a CDS encoding FecCD family ABC transporter permease, with product MIAGDRDAFLLRSPRAAVVFRLGRRSTALAAAAWLLACGAALLSLTLGQYDIGATGVLRVLGGGGTLIEYDVVVGNRLPRALTGLGVGAAFALSGAILQRIAANPLVSPDVIGVNSGAAFGALTVLTVFGGTGLHTAAGALAGAAATAAAIFTLSAKRGVSGYRLVLVGIGVAAMLTSAVSFLLTRADYHSMQAAAAWLTGSLANRGGLHVAIIAATLAVAVPVLVVLARQVRLLELGDDLAMTLSGRAGGSRLALVAVAVVLAAMATAAAGPIGFVALVAPQIVRRMLPGRGPVLAATAALGALLVVAADLAARTLFTPAELPVGVMTGVLGAPVLLYLLARANRIGHTG from the coding sequence GTGATCGCCGGAGACCGCGACGCGTTCCTCCTGCGCAGCCCGCGGGCCGCCGTCGTGTTCCGGCTCGGGCGCCGGTCGACGGCACTGGCGGCGGCCGCCTGGCTGCTCGCCTGCGGCGCGGCCCTGCTGTCGCTGACCCTGGGCCAGTACGACATCGGGGCCACCGGCGTGCTGCGGGTCCTGGGCGGGGGCGGCACCCTCATCGAATACGACGTCGTCGTGGGAAACCGGCTGCCGCGCGCGCTCACCGGTCTCGGCGTGGGGGCGGCCTTCGCGCTGTCCGGAGCGATCCTGCAGCGCATCGCCGCCAACCCCCTGGTCAGCCCGGACGTGATCGGCGTGAACTCCGGAGCGGCCTTCGGGGCCCTGACCGTGCTGACCGTGTTCGGCGGCACGGGCCTGCACACCGCGGCGGGCGCGCTCGCCGGAGCGGCGGCGACCGCCGCCGCGATCTTCACGCTGTCGGCCAAGCGGGGCGTGAGCGGGTACCGGCTCGTGCTGGTCGGTATCGGGGTCGCGGCGATGCTGACCTCGGCCGTGTCCTTCCTGCTCACCCGGGCGGACTACCACAGCATGCAGGCCGCGGCCGCGTGGCTGACCGGAAGCCTCGCCAACCGCGGCGGCCTGCACGTCGCGATCATCGCCGCCACCCTCGCGGTCGCCGTTCCCGTACTGGTCGTACTGGCGCGCCAGGTGCGGCTGCTCGAACTCGGCGACGACCTGGCCATGACGCTGTCCGGGCGCGCGGGCGGCAGCAGACTCGCCCTGGTCGCCGTCGCCGTGGTGCTGGCCGCGATGGCGACCGCGGCAGCGGGCCCCATCGGGTTCGTCGCGCTCGTGGCGCCGCAGATCGTCCGCAGGATGCTGCCCGGCCGCGGACCCGTCCTCGCCGCCACGGCGGCGCTCGGCGCCCTGCTCGTGGTCGCCGCCGACCTCGCCGCCCGGACGCTGTTCACCCCGGCGGAGCTGCCCGTCGGAGTGATGACCGGCGTTCTGGGAGCACCGGTGCTGCTGTACCTCCTCGCCCGCGCCAACCGGATCGGACACACAGGATGA
- a CDS encoding TetR/AcrR family transcriptional regulator produces MNDDDTGTRQAARGKRADARRNEGALLDAAAAVFAASGVEAPVRDIAARAGVGTGTIYRHFPTRADLIIAVYRHQVEACAEAGPDLLENGPTPYAALGRWIDLFVDFLVTKHGLAAALRSDNTAFEELHTYFLDRLLPVCARLLAAAAEAGEIRSDIGAYELMRGVGNICISAEEDSRYDARRVVELLIAGLRRPDR; encoded by the coding sequence GTGAACGACGACGACACGGGAACGCGGCAGGCGGCCCGGGGCAAGCGGGCCGACGCCCGCCGCAACGAGGGCGCGCTGCTCGACGCGGCCGCCGCGGTCTTCGCCGCCTCGGGCGTCGAGGCGCCGGTACGGGACATCGCGGCCCGGGCCGGCGTCGGGACGGGCACGATCTACCGCCACTTCCCCACGCGGGCCGACCTGATCATCGCCGTCTACCGGCACCAGGTCGAGGCGTGCGCCGAGGCCGGACCGGACCTGCTGGAGAACGGTCCGACCCCCTACGCCGCGCTGGGGCGATGGATCGATCTCTTCGTGGACTTCCTCGTCACCAAGCACGGTCTCGCCGCGGCGCTGCGCTCCGACAACACCGCGTTCGAGGAGCTGCACACCTATTTCCTGGACCGCCTCCTGCCCGTGTGCGCCCGGCTCCTCGCCGCCGCGGCCGAAGCCGGGGAGATCCGCTCCGACATCGGCGCCTACGAGCTCATGCGCGGGGTCGGCAACATCTGCATCAGCGCGGAGGAGGACTCCCGCTACGACGCGCGCCGCGTGGTCGAGCTCCTCATCGCGGGGCTGCGCCGGCCGGATCGGTGA
- a CDS encoding ABC transporter substrate-binding protein — translation MTRVSARPLRAAGAFAGALLLAGCGAPAPEQPAGEDATTRTNCGIDVAVDAPPERVYAAYQPGIEVAHALGLSDRLVGTAFLDAQVLDEYADEQAATDYVPTLPSREGLLETEPGFVISGFNGFFAENGSDRSVGTRAGLRELGVQSWILSPLCPSEDGLTDRAIDPASVTVDSVYRDLRDLGALFGAEDDAEQVISDMRERIAAVQEQVEGAPQPSVAIVSPGDDGGYRVAGGIDFSTRIIEHAGGANAFADLTEKRNIEVGAEEIVARDPDVILTSACCDAGMTEQDAESDVDAITADPALEGVTAVADDEVHPFLFADRSAGVRAAHSIELVASRIHPDLVER, via the coding sequence ATGACCCGTGTTTCAGCACGTCCGCTCCGCGCCGCGGGCGCCTTCGCCGGCGCCCTCCTGCTCGCCGGCTGCGGCGCACCCGCCCCCGAACAGCCGGCGGGAGAAGACGCCACCACCCGCACCAACTGCGGTATCGACGTCGCCGTGGACGCGCCGCCCGAGCGCGTCTACGCCGCATACCAGCCCGGCATCGAGGTCGCCCACGCCCTCGGCCTCAGCGACCGCCTGGTGGGAACCGCGTTCCTGGACGCCCAGGTGCTGGACGAATACGCCGACGAGCAGGCCGCGACCGACTACGTGCCCACCCTCCCGAGCAGGGAAGGGCTGCTGGAGACCGAACCCGGCTTCGTGATCTCCGGATTCAACGGCTTCTTCGCCGAGAACGGCTCCGACCGCTCGGTCGGTACCCGCGCCGGCCTGCGCGAGCTCGGCGTGCAGAGCTGGATCCTGAGCCCGCTGTGCCCCAGCGAGGACGGCCTCACCGACCGGGCGATCGACCCGGCGTCCGTCACGGTCGACAGCGTCTACCGGGACCTGCGCGACCTCGGCGCCCTGTTCGGCGCCGAGGACGACGCCGAACAGGTGATCAGCGACATGCGGGAGCGCATCGCCGCCGTGCAGGAGCAGGTCGAAGGAGCTCCGCAACCGTCCGTGGCGATCGTGTCCCCCGGCGACGACGGCGGCTACCGCGTGGCGGGCGGGATCGACTTCAGCACCCGGATCATCGAACACGCGGGCGGCGCGAACGCCTTCGCCGACCTGACCGAGAAGCGCAACATCGAGGTCGGCGCGGAGGAGATCGTCGCACGCGACCCCGACGTCATCCTCACCAGCGCCTGCTGCGACGCCGGGATGACCGAGCAGGACGCCGAGAGCGACGTCGACGCGATCACCGCGGATCCCGCGCTGGAGGGCGTCACGGCCGTCGCCGACGACGAGGTCCACCCGTTCCTGTTCGCCGACCGGTCGGCCGGGGTCCGGGCGGCCCACAGCATCGAGCTCGTGGCCTCCCGCATCCACCCGGACCTGGTCGAACGTTGA